In Prochlorococcus marinus CUG1435, the genomic window TAATGTAACAACGTATCCTTGGGTATCTTTGCCTCTTCTTCCAGCTCTACCTGACATTTGCAAAAATTCACTGCTAAATAATAATCTATGCCCATCTTCGGTCCTTTTTGATAAAGAAGAAATAACAGTAGTTCTTGCGGGCATATTAATCCCTGCAGCGAGAGTTTCAGTTGCAAAAACAACTTTTATCAAACCTTCCTGAAATAATTCCTCAACTAATTCTTTCCATGCAGGCAATAATCCAGCATGGTGAGATGCAATACCTCGCTTTAATGCCTCGCATTGAGATTTATCTTTAATTGCCTCTTGATTATTTTTAAGATAAACATCTAATTTTTGGGATATCATATTCGCTTCTGAATAACTTACTAAAGTTAAGTCTTTTAAATTCTCAATAGCCTTGTCACATCCTCTTCTACTAAAAATAAAATAAATAGCTGGCAACATATTGCGTTCAGCTAGTTTAGAGATCACAAAGCCAATTGAGGGAGACTTTGGTTGCATTATCCTGCCCACTTTTCCTCTCATTTTCTGCCCTTTAGGAGCTCTCCAAATCTTACAGTTTGGATGAATTCCATTACCCTTATTATTTAAAAGTGGATGCAGGCCTTTAACACTACAAAAAATAAAATCAAGTGGGACTGGTCTCTTATCGCTATTAATTAGTACTGTGGGCCCATGAACTTTTTCTATCCAATTTTGTAGTTGATCTGCATTGGCTATTGTTGCTGATAAAGCTATTATTTGAGTTCTAGTAGGACAATGGATTATAGTTTCTTCCCAAACTGTGCCTCTTTGGGGGTCATTCATATAATGGCATTCATCAAGAATTACAGATTCTAAATTCTCTAAGGGATCATCAAATTCATCAAATTCGCCATAGAGCATGTTCCTAAAAATCTCAGTCGTCATTACTAAGATTGGTGCTTCTCTATTTATACTTATATCTCCAGTTAAAAGACCAACTTTATTCTCACCATATTGATTAGCAAAATCTCTAAACTTTTGATTTGATAGGGCTTTTAAAGGTGTTGTATAAAAAACTCTACCTTCATGAGATAAGCCTCTATATATAGCAAATTCACCTATCAATGTTTTACCCGAACCTGTTGGTGCCGTTAAAACAACAGAATTTCCGCTATTTATAGCTCGAATTGCTTCTAATTGGAAATCATCTAGCGGAAATGGGAAATATTCCTCTAAATTAAGCAATAATTGTGATTGAAGAGAGGATGAGTTAACTTCTTAATATATGATCTATATAGATATTAATAAACAAAAAATACCTTGCAAACTTTAATAGTAAATCTAAATCTTTTTAATTAAATCCACTATATTTTATTTTGCCAAAATGAAAAAAATAAAAATTCCAAAAAATAGAATCCGTAATTTAAAAACATTTTCTTTAGGTGAAAAATCATTCGAACTTCTTAGTTTAAATTCGCAAAATAAAAAACTTGTAGACTTATGTAGTAATGATTATTTTGGATTAAATAGGGACAAGGATTTAATAAAAGCTGCTTACGAAATAAGCATGTTAGAAGGTATTGGTTCAGGAAGCTCTAGATTTATTACAGGTTCAAGGCCAATACATAAATTATTAGAAACAGAACTTGCCAAGTGGCTTGATCAAGAGAAAGTATTACTTTTCCCAAGCGGATTTCAAGCAAATATAGCCGCTATCCAGGCTTTAGCAAACAGAAATAGTATCGTAATAGCAGATAAATTAATTCATAACTCTTTATTGGTTGGAGTTAAAGCTGCTCAAGCTAAACTAGTGCGATTTTCTCACAATAATTTAAAAGATTTAGAAGATAAAATTATTAAATCTAACCCCACAAAAAATTCCATTTTAGTTGTTGTCGAATCTCTTTATAGCATGGAGGGATCAATTGCACCGCTCAGAGAAATAACGGAAATTTGCAAAAAAAATAATGTTCAATTATTAGTTGACGAAGCCCATGCAATTGGGATCTTGGGCCCTGAAGGCAGGGGTTTAAGTTTTAATTGTCGTTCAGATATAACTATAATTACTGGAACTTTTGGAAAGGCATTTGGCAGCGGTGGAGCTTTTATAGCCTCCAATTCAGAAATTGGTGAGTATCTTATCCAAACAAGTGGTGCATTTAGGTACACAACCGCTCTTGCGCCATCTTTAGCTGCTGGAGCACTAGAAGGTTTAAAAAAAATTTTAAAAAACAAAGAATGGGGTAATGAGTTGTTATCTTCTGCGAAGATATGGAAACATGAAATTATTAAAAATTTTAGTTTTCCAATTCAGGGAGATTCTCACATTTTATCAATTATTGTTGGCCAAGAAGAGAAAGCAATTTATCTACAAAAACATCTTGAGGAGAATGGGTTTTTAGCAATTGCGATAAGACCCCCTACTGTTCCAGTTGGGCAATCAAGAATCAGAATAACAATAAGAAGAAACTTAGATTTGAATCTTCTAAAAAATTTCATTGCAGTATTAAAAGAGTTTAAATGAAACAAATTATTACTCAACATGGTTGGGGGCTAAATAAATATTTCTGGGATGATTATAAAGTTGATTTTTTAAATAATAATTGGCATTGGCAAGATAATGAAAGGGGCTATTTTTCAACAAATAAATATCAAGCAAAATGGATTAAAAGCGAATCTAAAAAAGAAATCAAAATGACTTTATGCCATTCATTTGGTTTTCATTTAATGCAAAAAAAAATCTTAAAAGAAGCAACTCATATTGTTCTAATAAATTCTTTTAATAATTTTCTTCCTTTAAGTAATAAAAGAAACTTTATTTTGAGGTCTCTAAAAAGAATGGAAACAAAAATCATAAAAGATGAACCTAAGGATATGTTGAAAGAATTTATACATAGATCATTTATGCCAAATAATATGAGTAATGGTTTTAAAAATATCTTTTATAAAAGTTTAGAGAGTTTAAATAAAACTCTTCTTTTAGGTGATTTAAAACAACTTTACATCAATAGAGATTTTCCATTATTTTTAAGAAAAGATTGCAAAATTATTTTTATAAAATCAGAAAACGATTTGATTCTTGACAACGAATCAAATAATAACTTCTTAGATTCCTTAAATAAAACACTTCATAGGAAGCCAATTTTAATTAAATTAGCTCAGCAAGGTCATTGCTTGAATAATTTAAATTTATACGAGATCTTAATTAATTCACTTGATGATGAAAATGGATAGTAAAAAGTGGAATGAGAAAATAAAAAATAATTTCAATGATGCTGCATATCGGTATTTGGAGCATTCAAATATTCAGAAATTTTTTGCAAAAAAGATTGTTCAATTTATCAAAGAATTAAATCCCCAAAAAAAAGGTGAATGGATAGATCTAGGATCAGGACCAGGAATATTAGCTGATGAAATAGAAAAAAAATTTTCTTCCCAAGAAGTAGCCAGAATTGATTTCAGCAAAAAAATGCTTCTTGAGAATAAATTATCTAGTAAAAAAATTTTATGGGATTTAAATAATGATTTACCCCCTGAAATCAATAACTGTTCTCTATTAACATCTAACTTTTGCATCCATTGGTTAAACAACCCAGAAAAGATAATAAAAAATTGGTTTAGTAAATTAAAATCAGGAGGTTTTTTAATCATTTCTTATCCAACGAAAAATTGTTTTCCTGAATGGAAAGATACTTGTAGAAAAATTGATATTGAATATAGTGGTATTAATTTCCTTTGCTCTAAAGAATTATTAAAAGATTTCAAATCAACTGAAATTCATTATTCAGAAAAGTTTAATTATGTTGAAAATTTTGAAGATGTATATAAGCTTTTTAGAAGCATTAAAAATGTAGGGGCACAATCAACAAATTGTAAACGCAAAACAGTGAAGGAGTTAAAAAAAATTCAAAAGTTTTGGCCAAAGAATTACAATAATACAGTTAACCTTTCATGGCAAATTGAGATTCAAATCATAAAGAAATTATGAGTAGTCAGGATAGTATTTTCAAATTTATAATTTGTGGAACAGATACTGATATTGGAAAAACTTTAATAAGCTCTTTTTTCGTTAAAGGATTAAATTCCTTTTATTGGAAGCCTATTCAAAGCGGTATTGAATCGCAAACTGATAGTCAAACTGTTGAAAAACTTGCACAATTAAGTAAAGAGAAAATCATCAAAGAAGCTTATGTCTTTACTAAACCTCTATCTCCTCATTGGGCTGCTGAAATAGATCAAAAAACAATTAACTTTGACAAGTTGAGGTTGCCAAACGTGAAAGGCTCATTAATTATAGAAACTGCAGGTGGATTAATGGTTCCAATAACACGCAGTTTTTTGCAAATAGATCAAATAAAACAATGGAACCTTCCGGTAATACTTGTATGTAAGAGCTCACTTGGCACTCTTAACCATACCCTGCTTAGTATTGAGGCCTTAAAAAGAAGAAATATTGAGATTTTAGGTTTAGTAGTCAATGGCAAAAAACACCTAGATAATCCAAAAACTCTAGTTGATTTTAGTGGTATTCCGTTAATTGCTGAATTTCCTTATATCAAAAAAATGGACTCAAACAATTTAGATATACTATGGAAAGAACTAGACATCAAGAATAGGTTGATCTCACTTTTAAACTCAAAAATAAGTTAAATGAAATCTTTGGATTCAAAAACTCCAAATCAAGATTGGCACCCAAATATTTGGCCACCTTTTACACAAATCAATAACAGCGAACCGCAAATAGAAGTAACTCATGGTAGAGATGCCCTCCTATTTACTAAAAATCCTAAAAAAGAGCTGATAGATGCAATTAGTAGTTGGTGGGTAACTCTTCATGGACATAGTAACCAATACATTGCGGATGCCATTTTCAATCAATCAAAAAAACTTGAGCAAGTTATATTTGCTGATTTTTTACATCCACAGGCAAAAAAATTAGCGGAAAGACTTAGTGAATTAACAAAACTAGAAAGATTATTCTTTTCTGATAACGGTTCTACCGCAGTGGAAGTCGCTTTAAAAATTGCCTTCCAATCATGGCAAAATAGAGAAGAAATAAGAACTCAAATAGTAGCTTTTGATGGCGCCTATCATGGCGATACATTTGGAGCAATGGCTTTAGGTGAAAGAAATATTTTTAATGAGAATTTCGATAATCTTATGTTCCCAGTTAGGAGAGTCCCCTGGCCTTCAACTTGGATGAACGATGAAGAAGTAGAAAATAAAGAAAATGAGGCGATCCAAAAATTAGAAACTCTACTTAAAACTCCCACAGTTGCAGTAATCCTTGAGCCACTTGTTCAAGGAGCAGGAGGAATGAATATGGTTAGGCCTCAGTTTATAAAAAAAGTTTCAGAAATTATAAAAAATAATAATTCTTTGTTAATTGCTGATGAAGTTTTGACTGGGTTTGGAAGATGTGGAAGTCTTTTTGCATTTCAAAAGGCAAAAATCGTTCCTGATTTAATAAGTATTTCAAAAGGCTTAACTGGTGGATTTTTACCAATGGGAATAACTTTATGTAAAGAAAACATTTTTCAATCCTTTATTGATGATTCCCCAAGAAAAACTTTTTGGCATGGACATAGTTTTACTGCTAATCCTTTAGGTTGTGCTGCGGCAAACGCTAGCCTTGATTTATTAGAAAAAGAACCACACAAATACATTTCATTTGAAGAAAAACATTTATCTCACTTAATTAAATTTAAAAACTTACCTTATATAAAAAAAATAAGGGTATCAGGCACAATTGCTGCCTTCGATTTAGATATTGGAAACAAAAAAGGTTATTTCAATAATATTGGGAAAGAAATCAAGAGTCTTGCAATAGAGCAAGGTTTATTTATTAGACCCCTCGGGAATGTTATTTATCTCTTGCCACCTCTCTGTATAACCGATGAGCAATTAGAAAAAAGTTACTTGGTAATAAGGCAAATATTAGAAAATCTTTAGACAGAAATTCAAGGTCCCTGCATTATTGCATTTTCTACATCTTCTCTTTTAATGCAATAGGAAAATAATCTTTTAGTTTCTTGTCCTTCACTTTCCCAGATGACACTTAAATCTTCTTGTTCAAAAATAATAGTTGCATTCCAATTTGAAAGTAATAGATTCCATTTAGATGGATTATTAATATCCTTCATAGCACCTAAATCAGTTAGCCACAATTCCAATGATTGCAGTGAATTTTGATTGATCGGTTTTTCAGAGGGATTCACAGACTTTTTTTAAAATTATTTAATTAGCCAAAGCGGTATTGTCTCTAATTCTTTTCCAGTAAAAGAAGCAATAAAAATTGAACAAATTAAACTTATAGAAATGATCATAATTAAAAGAAACAACGAAAACAATTCTCCATTCGAAAAAGGTCTCCTATTTCCTATTAAATTTTGATTATTAGAATCGATTACTAAATTATTTAAAACGTTAGTATTATTTCTACTTATAGAATTTTCTTTTAGTTTATCATCATATATTTTTCTTAAATTACTATTATTTAAATTTTCATAAGCTTCAAGAACTTCTTGAAATTTACTTTTAGCAACTTCTATTTCTAATGAAGTTGTATCTGGATGCAACTCAATAGAAAGTTTACAAAATGCCTTTCTTAATTCATGATTGGATGCATTTTCATTTACACCTAAAATTTTGTAATAGGAAGTTTCCCCTTTCAAAATAATCTTTTATTAATATTATAATTCTAATAAATTTTTACTAAATAGAATGTATTTAATGGATGGTTAAAGTTCATATTTATAACGAAATGAAAAAACAAAATATTCCAGAAGAAATTTTTTCCTTAATAACTGAAGAAGAAATAAATTTATTTCAAG contains:
- a CDS encoding DUF3143 domain-containing protein, yielding MNPSEKPINQNSLQSLELWLTDLGAMKDINNPSKWNLLLSNWNATIIFEQEDLSVIWESEGQETKRLFSYCIKREDVENAIMQGP
- the bioA gene encoding adenosylmethionine--8-amino-7-oxononanoate transaminase, with amino-acid sequence MKSLDSKTPNQDWHPNIWPPFTQINNSEPQIEVTHGRDALLFTKNPKKELIDAISSWWVTLHGHSNQYIADAIFNQSKKLEQVIFADFLHPQAKKLAERLSELTKLERLFFSDNGSTAVEVALKIAFQSWQNREEIRTQIVAFDGAYHGDTFGAMALGERNIFNENFDNLMFPVRRVPWPSTWMNDEEVENKENEAIQKLETLLKTPTVAVILEPLVQGAGGMNMVRPQFIKKVSEIIKNNNSLLIADEVLTGFGRCGSLFAFQKAKIVPDLISISKGLTGGFLPMGITLCKENIFQSFIDDSPRKTFWHGHSFTANPLGCAAANASLDLLEKEPHKYISFEEKHLSHLIKFKNLPYIKKIRVSGTIAAFDLDIGNKKGYFNNIGKEIKSLAIEQGLFIRPLGNVIYLLPPLCITDEQLEKSYLVIRQILENL
- a CDS encoding J domain-containing protein, producing the protein MKGETSYYKILGVNENASNHELRKAFCKLSIELHPDTTSLEIEVAKSKFQEVLEAYENLNNSNLRKIYDDKLKENSISRNNTNVLNNLVIDSNNQNLIGNRRPFSNGELFSLFLLIMIISISLICSIFIASFTGKELETIPLWLIK
- a CDS encoding 8-amino-7-oxononanoate synthase, encoding MKKIKIPKNRIRNLKTFSLGEKSFELLSLNSQNKKLVDLCSNDYFGLNRDKDLIKAAYEISMLEGIGSGSSRFITGSRPIHKLLETELAKWLDQEKVLLFPSGFQANIAAIQALANRNSIVIADKLIHNSLLVGVKAAQAKLVRFSHNNLKDLEDKIIKSNPTKNSILVVVESLYSMEGSIAPLREITEICKKNNVQLLVDEAHAIGILGPEGRGLSFNCRSDITIITGTFGKAFGSGGAFIASNSEIGEYLIQTSGAFRYTTALAPSLAAGALEGLKKILKNKEWGNELLSSAKIWKHEIIKNFSFPIQGDSHILSIIVGQEEKAIYLQKHLEENGFLAIAIRPPTVPVGQSRIRITIRRNLDLNLLKNFIAVLKEFK
- a CDS encoding methyltransferase domain-containing protein, whose amino-acid sequence is MMKMDSKKWNEKIKNNFNDAAYRYLEHSNIQKFFAKKIVQFIKELNPQKKGEWIDLGSGPGILADEIEKKFSSQEVARIDFSKKMLLENKLSSKKILWDLNNDLPPEINNCSLLTSNFCIHWLNNPEKIIKNWFSKLKSGGFLIISYPTKNCFPEWKDTCRKIDIEYSGINFLCSKELLKDFKSTEIHYSEKFNYVENFEDVYKLFRSIKNVGAQSTNCKRKTVKELKKIQKFWPKNYNNTVNLSWQIEIQIIKKL
- the bioD gene encoding dethiobiotin synthase; translation: MSSQDSIFKFIICGTDTDIGKTLISSFFVKGLNSFYWKPIQSGIESQTDSQTVEKLAQLSKEKIIKEAYVFTKPLSPHWAAEIDQKTINFDKLRLPNVKGSLIIETAGGLMVPITRSFLQIDQIKQWNLPVILVCKSSLGTLNHTLLSIEALKRRNIEILGLVVNGKKHLDNPKTLVDFSGIPLIAEFPYIKKMDSNNLDILWKELDIKNRLISLLNSKIS